In the Bacteroidales bacterium genome, AATATAATACCTGACTTTACTGGTAGCTACTTCATCAAATTCGGCGGAATATTCCAATAGAGTATTCCCACCCATGGTAACAAGCGGAACCCAGGCTCCATCAATTTCCGCTTCAAATCTGAACTGAGCCTGTGCAGGAGAACCACCCCATGTTTTGAAACCACTGATGACATATTCCTGCCCCAGATCAATGATGATCCAGTGTTCTCCATTCAAATCATCAGATACCCATCGCGTTTCATTACCTGTCTTTATCCCGTCAACTGCCATTTGTCCGGTATTGTTTGCAGGATTACAATCGCTATGTGTTACTGTTTTACCCAAAGCAACATTGAATGTAGGATAAGTAATTCTGGGTTCGATCACCGTAACTTCCGTATAAAATGTATCGATAGCGGTGGTTTCGGGAAGATATTTGGTGACGTACGATATGGGTTGTGAAATATCGATCCCCATGATAGACAAAGAGTCGTTCAATTCGCTCTTTATTTTTTCCGAAGTGTAATTCAGGCTTTGATACACGCCATTATTATCCGTATATGTCAGATTGATGCCATATTCTCTTGATGATGCCGTACTTCCAAAAATAATTGACAGTGAATCTTCCACAACACTATATGCCGCTTTTTTAATAAATTTGGGTGTAGATGCCTGCTGACTGGCAAATGTTTCTCCATAAACATTTACATTGTATTCATCTGTAATCGAGGCGTTCCCTAATATATCATAGGCTATCAGCTGCAGGGTGTAATTACCCTCTTCGATTGTTTTTTCATTTCTTCCTATATATGCATCAATTTGATTTCCCAAATCGGCTTCGGTTATCGGGATACTGAGAAAATCTGCTTTTTGCGACCAGTATATCCGTAATTCGCTGGTACGCGGATCGGATAACCAGAAAGTCAGTAAAAAACGCTCACGTCCTGCAAAGAGTTTTACTGAATCCGATTTCGCAATATAGATTATTTCTCCCTGATTTAAATACTCATCCACATTTTCGTTCATATCCGCACAGGATACGAAATACAATGCAAATATCCAACTGATAAAAAATAATATTGTTTTCATATTCTACATTTTTAAATAATATAAGATTCGCCTCTGAAAAGTTCAAATATTTTGACTTGTCCTTTCGGCTTTCATTACATTTATTTTATTTTTACCTCCTGTCCCCAGAATCTTAATTCACCGATACAAAGATTTTTGGATTTTGTCCAGGTTTCATTGCATCTGAAACGGATATATCGTACATTGATCACGTCATCCGGAAATTCAAACTCTTCCCCGGCTTCGGCATATATCTGGTCTTCTGAGGTGACAACTCCCGAAGCCGATCCTGACGGTTTATAACTTTCGCACTCGATCAGTCTGGTCCATCCGTCCCAGCTGTCTTTATTCCTGGCCGCATCCAGATCATCGGTACCCCAGAATTCAAAGTAACGTGGGTTATGCAATGCGTAAGCGTAATTTGTCCGTCCCCAGACCCTGGTTCTGGATAATTTGTATGTCGCATCCAGATCAATTGTAAAATATGAAAATGTAACATTCCCTTTTATGTTAAGGTAATACATACTGCCTTCAACTCCATAAAGTCCATCCCACAGTTTATTCCATCCGTTTGAATATTGAGATACTTCATAGTCTGTACCCAGATCCATTTCTTTAAATTTACCAGTGGGTAATTCCATTTCATATCTCGGTTTGATGGTAGTTACCAGTGTATCA is a window encoding:
- a CDS encoding discoidin domain-containing protein, which encodes MKTILFFISWIFALYFVSCADMNENVDEYLNQGEIIYIAKSDSVKLFAGRERFLLTFWLSDPRTSELRIYWSQKADFLSIPITEADLGNQIDAYIGRNEKTIEEGNYTLQLIAYDILGNASITDEYNVNVYGETFASQQASTPKFIKKAAYSVVEDSLSIIFGSTASSREYGINLTYTDNNGVYQSLNYTSEKIKSELNDSLSIMGIDISQPISYVTKYLPETTAIDTFYTEVTVIEPRITYPTFNVALGKTVTHSDCNPANNTGQMAVDGIKTGNETRWVSDDLNGEHWIIIDLGQEYVISGFKTWGGSPAQAQFRFEAEIDGAWVPLVTMGGNTLLEYSAEFDEVATSKVRYYIPAYTTNRVRLYEIEVYGRQP